Proteins encoded by one window of Rutidosis leptorrhynchoides isolate AG116_Rl617_1_P2 chromosome 7, CSIRO_AGI_Rlap_v1, whole genome shotgun sequence:
- the LOC139859751 gene encoding uncharacterized protein — translation MVIGVKTLKKLKWQPDQNATKPADNTSGLDFNRLSPDEVVLLEEPFSEAEVWSAIKDCGSSKAPRPHGFNLRFYKKFLLRKYANDTIFFGEWCENNIRNLFKLLKCLELTSGLKVNYVKSNLFEVSVDRSEVENMARIFGCNVGCSIDSLGIVFRDSFTRYIGNGLSTSFWNDLWLGNFKLKNRFKRLTHLEADLAPTVGDRLRWDETNWTKTDGWKCSLAGNEIFKTKILSDVIDSKLLHTGTTIRTTLRNNLVPKKVEVFVWRVRRGRLPVMVELDKRGIDQHSVCCPICDNDIESLYHSLLSCSIVKELWATIFDWWGLNRYTNTNVNDLLQGNSSNIGSNLGKKVWQAVIWTCGYLIWKN, via the exons ATGGTAATTGGAGTGAAGACCCTAAAGAAGTTAAAATGGCA GCCTGATCAGAATGCTACTAAGCCTGCTGACAATACTTCGGGGCTTGACTTTAATAGGCTCTCACCTGATGAAGTCGTGTTATTGGAAGAACCTTTTAGCGAAGCAGAGGTGTGGAGTGCGATTAAGGATTGCGGGAGCTCCAAGGCTCCCAGACCGCATGGATTCAACTTGAGATTTTATAAGAAATTCTT GCTTAGGAAG TATGCGAACGATACGATCTTCTTTGGGGAGTGGTGTGAAAATAACATCCGTAACCTCTTCAAGCTTCTTAAATGCCTCGAACTTACCTCCGGTCTAAAAGTTAACTATGTCAAAAGTAACTTATTTGAAGTGAGTGTGGATAGAAGTGAGGTTGAGAACATGGCAAGGATATTCGGTTGTAATGTTG GTTGTTCCATTGATTCACTAGGGATTGTGTTCAGAGACTCGTTCACCAGGTACATTGGAAACGGTTTGTCCACCTCCTTTTGGAACGACCTATGGCTTGGGAACTTTAAACTCAAAAACAGGTTCAAAAGGCTCACGCATTTGGAGGCTGATCTAGCTCCTACTGTTGGAGATAGGCTTCGTTGGGACGAGACAAATTGG ACCAAAACAGACGGGTGGAAATGCTCCTTGGCAGGTAATGAGATCTTCAAAACAAAGATTCTCTCAGACGTAATTGATTCAAAGCTATTGCATACAGGTACAACAATTAGGACTACCTTACGAAATAATTTGGTGCCTAAAAAAGTAGAGGTTTTTGTTTGGAGAGTGAGAAGAGGAAGACTACCGGTGATGGTGGAACTCGATAAAAGAGGGATCGATCAACATTCGGTATGTTGTCCAATATGTGACAACGATATCGAATCGTTGTACCACTCTCTTTTATCATGTTCTATTGTAAAGGAATTATGGGCGACAATATTTGACTGGTGGGGGTTGAATCGATACACAAATACCAACGTGAATGATCTACTACAAGGTAACTCGAGTAACATTGGCTCGAATTTGGGTAAAAAAGTGTGGCAAGCGGTTATATGGACATGCGGGTATTTGATTTGGAAGAACTGA